From Solwaraspora sp. WMMD1047, the proteins below share one genomic window:
- a CDS encoding ChaB family protein: MPAPEVVPSTLKRSPRKARETWEKTHDAAVRTYGEGQRAHRTAFAAVKHSYEKVGDHWEPKARRGPSDAQAAGGGPARRAPTAGGVDANASKDHLLSVARRLDIRGRSRMTKAELVGAIQKANARQSRRALGRR; the protein is encoded by the coding sequence ATGCCCGCACCCGAGGTGGTTCCCAGCACCCTGAAACGCTCGCCGCGCAAGGCCCGGGAGACCTGGGAGAAGACGCATGACGCGGCGGTGCGGACCTACGGCGAGGGGCAGCGCGCCCACCGGACCGCGTTCGCCGCCGTCAAGCACTCGTACGAGAAGGTCGGCGACCACTGGGAGCCGAAGGCGCGCCGGGGACCGAGCGACGCGCAGGCAGCCGGTGGTGGACCCGCCCGGCGGGCGCCGACCGCCGGTGGGGTGGACGCCAACGCCTCCAAGGACCACCTGTTGTCGGTCGCCAGGCGGCTCGACATCCGGGGCCGGTCCCGGATGACCAAGGCCGAACTGGTGGGCGCCATCCAGAAGGCCAATGCCAGGCAGAGCCGGCGGGCACTGGGCCGGCGCTGA
- a CDS encoding aldehyde dehydrogenase family protein — MYQVRQLIAGGWGPDGDAGELLVLDPSDGTEVSRAPVADPAAVAAAVKAAREAAPRWARTAPAERAAALHRAAAAVEAAADQLAEVQTAEMGRPAGGARGGVEAGVASLRQYAELGPVHRGRALAGPAEAIDLMAVEPRGVVAAITPWNDPVAVTCGLLGAALVTGNAVIHKPSERTPATGWLLARLLDEHLPDGVLSLLTGAGPVGATLAAQDVDVVAHVGSTATGRAIAAACAVTGAKALLENGGNDPVIVDADVDPEWAARQIALGAFANSGQLCVAVERVYAHTSIVERLSASLVRVAEAMKVGPGRDPRTELGPLVDRRHRDQVHGQVLAAVADGARLLCGGFVPDGPGAFYPPTVLADCTDRMAVMREETFGPVAPVLAVDSFDEALSRAANSAYGLSATVLTGSMQHAQRAWRELPVGTVKINAVFGGAPGGAAHPRRGSGQGFGYGPELLDELTATKVVHISAPDGPKWGW; from the coding sequence ATGTACCAGGTGCGGCAACTCATCGCGGGCGGGTGGGGACCGGACGGGGACGCCGGTGAGCTACTCGTGCTGGACCCCTCCGACGGCACCGAGGTGAGCCGCGCGCCGGTGGCCGACCCGGCAGCGGTGGCGGCGGCGGTGAAGGCCGCCCGCGAGGCCGCCCCGCGCTGGGCCCGCACCGCGCCCGCCGAGCGGGCCGCGGCCCTGCACCGCGCCGCGGCGGCGGTGGAGGCGGCGGCCGACCAGCTCGCCGAGGTCCAGACCGCCGAGATGGGTCGACCCGCGGGCGGCGCGCGCGGCGGGGTCGAGGCCGGCGTGGCGAGCCTGCGCCAGTACGCCGAACTCGGTCCGGTACACCGCGGCCGGGCACTGGCCGGACCGGCCGAGGCGATCGACCTGATGGCCGTCGAGCCGCGCGGCGTGGTCGCGGCGATCACCCCGTGGAACGACCCGGTGGCGGTCACCTGCGGGCTGCTCGGCGCCGCCCTGGTGACCGGCAACGCGGTCATCCACAAGCCCAGCGAGCGGACCCCCGCCACCGGCTGGCTGCTCGCCCGGCTGCTCGACGAGCACCTGCCCGACGGGGTGCTCTCGCTGCTCACCGGCGCCGGACCGGTGGGGGCGACCCTGGCCGCCCAGGACGTCGACGTGGTCGCGCACGTCGGCTCGACCGCCACCGGTCGGGCCATCGCCGCCGCCTGCGCGGTCACCGGCGCCAAGGCGCTGCTGGAGAACGGCGGCAACGACCCGGTCATCGTCGACGCCGACGTCGATCCCGAGTGGGCGGCACGGCAGATCGCGCTCGGCGCGTTCGCGAACTCGGGACAGCTCTGCGTCGCGGTCGAACGGGTCTACGCGCACACCTCGATCGTCGAGCGCCTCTCGGCCAGCCTGGTCCGGGTCGCCGAGGCGATGAAGGTCGGGCCGGGCCGGGACCCGCGCACCGAGTTGGGTCCGCTCGTCGACCGGCGGCACCGCGACCAGGTGCACGGCCAGGTGCTGGCCGCCGTCGCCGACGGTGCCCGGCTGCTCTGCGGCGGGTTCGTCCCGGACGGACCGGGCGCCTTCTACCCGCCGACCGTGCTGGCCGACTGCACCGACCGGATGGCGGTCATGCGGGAGGAGACGTTCGGCCCGGTCGCCCCGGTGCTGGCGGTCGACTCCTTCGACGAGGCGCTGTCGCGGGCCGCGAACTCCGCGTACGGGCTCTCCGCCACCGTGCTCACCGGTTCGATGCAGCACGCCCAGCGGGCCTGGCGGGAGCTGCCGGTCGGCACCGTGAAGATCAACGCCGTCTTCGGCGGGGCGCCCGGCGGCGCCGCCCACCCGCGCCGCGGCAGCGGTCAGGGCTTCGGGTACGGCCCGGAGCTGCTCGACGAGCTGACCGCGACGAAGGTGGTGCACATCAGCGCGCCCGACGGCCCGAAGTGGGGCTGGTGA
- a CDS encoding polyprenol monophosphomannose synthase, which yields MIEPVQLPAPWRDARLTVVVPTYNEAGNLPVLVERLLALPLPGLTILVTDDNSPDGTGEVADKLAIEQPDRVRVAHRAGKEGLGRAYVDGISRALDSGAEYVAQMDADLSHPPEALPGMLGALLSTRAGVVIGSRYVPGGQLDEAWPLYRRALSGWANFYVHTLLQVRIRDLTAGFKIWRADALRDIGLDRVQSNGYSFQVEMHYLATRLGHTILEVPIRFEERNDGESKMTTATKIESALMPFKLRTRHRNIRR from the coding sequence ATGATCGAACCCGTGCAGCTGCCCGCTCCCTGGCGAGACGCCCGCCTCACCGTCGTGGTACCCACCTACAACGAGGCGGGCAACCTGCCCGTACTGGTGGAACGACTGCTGGCGCTGCCGCTGCCCGGGTTGACCATCCTGGTCACCGACGACAACTCGCCGGACGGCACCGGGGAGGTGGCCGACAAGCTCGCCATCGAGCAGCCGGACCGGGTGCGGGTGGCGCACCGGGCCGGCAAGGAGGGCCTGGGCCGCGCCTACGTCGACGGCATCAGCCGGGCGCTGGACAGCGGCGCGGAGTACGTCGCGCAGATGGACGCCGACCTGTCGCACCCGCCGGAGGCGCTGCCCGGGATGCTGGGCGCACTACTGTCCACCCGGGCCGGTGTGGTGATCGGTTCCCGCTACGTCCCCGGCGGCCAGCTCGACGAGGCCTGGCCGCTGTATCGTCGGGCGCTCAGCGGCTGGGCCAACTTCTACGTGCACACCCTGCTGCAGGTACGCATCCGCGATCTGACGGCCGGCTTCAAGATCTGGCGGGCCGACGCGCTGCGGGACATCGGCCTGGACCGGGTGCAGTCCAATGGGTACAGCTTCCAGGTCGAGATGCACTACCTGGCCACCAGACTCGGGCACACCATCCTCGAGGTGCCGATCCGGTTCGAGGAGCGCAACGACGGCGAGTCGAAGATGACCACGGCCACCAAGATCGAGAGTGCGCTGATGCCGTTCAAGCTGCGGACCCGGCACCGCAACATCCGCCGCTAG
- a CDS encoding carboxypeptidase-like regulatory domain-containing protein, producing the protein MGGRRVAVIVLLVAAPLLVAAAAALALGGDRPVSDDGPAPSSTGADPMGTVTGVATTADGRPVAGAAVLVTALDDPAPAIPEMGVVTGPEGRYEWRLPPGRYELVARADERDGAPRTTTVTAGTVTRLDLSLP; encoded by the coding sequence ATGGGCGGCAGACGCGTGGCGGTGATCGTGCTCCTGGTGGCCGCGCCGCTGCTGGTGGCGGCGGCGGCCGCGCTGGCGCTCGGTGGCGACCGGCCGGTCTCCGACGACGGCCCGGCGCCGTCGTCGACGGGGGCGGACCCGATGGGCACCGTGACCGGGGTGGCGACCACAGCCGACGGACGCCCGGTGGCCGGGGCCGCGGTGCTGGTGACCGCCCTGGACGACCCGGCGCCGGCCATTCCCGAGATGGGGGTCGTCACCGGCCCCGAGGGGCGCTACGAATGGCGATTGCCGCCAGGTCGTTACGAACTCGTGGCGCGCGCCGACGAGCGGGACGGCGCACCCCGTACCACGACCGTGACGGCGGGAACGGTGACCCGGCTCGACCTCAGCCTGCCCTGA
- a CDS encoding trypsin-like serine protease, translating to MDPTTTVPRSRHLIAITLTAVLAAAAVAAAPTAAGAAAPPAAAHTAVADAGAPPAADLSSGSAASNTAVAGPDGAGLSGAAGSGAAGSGGFSATPLAPRPPMAGIQSIIGTDQRVRVDPTTVFPARAIVQVVRATGGSTFGCTGWLYGPSIIATAGHCVHPGGGANGGGGNGFYPRADFTIIPGRNGATNPYGTCTATQLLSVNGWTANGDETYDYAAIRLSCAVGNTTGWFGLWWQGATLTGTATTVSGYPCDKPFGQQWRHAGQTVAVTHDRQVFYQNDTFGCQSGSPVYQTRAAGSSFCTGQCVLAIHAYGLHGSAPHSTNNHGTRITESVFNNLIGWRDS from the coding sequence GTGGATCCCACAACCACCGTCCCCCGGTCGCGACACCTGATCGCGATCACCCTCACCGCCGTCCTGGCCGCCGCCGCGGTGGCCGCCGCCCCGACCGCGGCCGGCGCGGCGGCGCCGCCCGCCGCCGCGCACACCGCGGTCGCCGACGCCGGCGCACCGCCGGCCGCCGACCTGTCGTCCGGCAGCGCCGCGTCAAACACCGCCGTGGCCGGGCCGGACGGCGCCGGGCTGTCCGGCGCGGCCGGCTCCGGGGCCGCCGGCTCCGGTGGCTTCTCGGCCACCCCGCTCGCGCCCCGGCCGCCGATGGCCGGCATCCAGAGCATCATCGGCACCGACCAGCGGGTCCGGGTCGACCCGACCACGGTCTTCCCGGCCCGCGCCATCGTGCAGGTCGTCCGGGCCACCGGCGGCAGCACCTTCGGCTGCACCGGGTGGCTCTACGGGCCGAGCATCATCGCCACCGCCGGGCACTGCGTGCACCCGGGCGGCGGCGCCAACGGAGGCGGCGGCAACGGCTTCTACCCGCGCGCCGACTTCACGATCATCCCCGGCCGCAACGGCGCGACCAATCCGTACGGCACCTGCACCGCGACCCAGCTGCTCTCGGTCAACGGCTGGACCGCGAACGGCGACGAGACCTACGACTACGCGGCGATCCGGCTGAGCTGCGCGGTCGGCAACACGACCGGCTGGTTCGGCCTGTGGTGGCAGGGCGCCACGCTGACCGGGACAGCCACCACGGTCAGCGGCTACCCGTGTGACAAGCCGTTCGGGCAGCAGTGGCGACACGCCGGCCAGACCGTCGCGGTCACCCACGACCGGCAGGTCTTCTACCAGAACGACACCTTCGGCTGCCAGAGCGGCAGCCCGGTCTACCAGACCAGGGCGGCCGGCAGCTCGTTCTGCACCGGGCAGTGCGTGCTGGCGATCCACGCGTACGGCCTGCACGGCTCCGCACCGCACTCCACCAACAACCACGGCACCCGGATCACCGAGAGCGTGTTCAACAACCTGATCGGGTGGCGGGACTCCTGA